From the genome of Scytonema hofmannii PCC 7110, one region includes:
- a CDS encoding helix-turn-helix domain-containing protein, which produces MYRRLTDLYQSVNAEPLIPDVLPQTFVELGNASQILQLATEELYQQNEELIYTRNLVELERQRYRDLFEFMPDAYLLTDTIGIIQEANSATVKLLNALPQYLVGKPINNYVALQERQSFRSLLTQLSNSDKVTELALRFKKRNGELFDGACRVGVVYNQQGKPIALRWLVHDIKERNPAQLTLINNKCDLSQNRLQHQYSKGETIPLTNQEIWYVCQGLVKLTTLCETAGEVLVGLLTSGMVFGSRMTKLHIYTATAMSDVKLNNINLTEIEANPTLNHILSSKINQRLQQTESLLAISGHRRVQERLYYLLHFLQQELGTPVAQGTRLSFRLTHEDLASACCTTRVTITRMISKLQREGKISFDSKNHMILKLS; this is translated from the coding sequence ATGTATCGGCGTTTAACGGATTTGTATCAAAGTGTAAACGCCGAACCTTTAATACCAGATGTGCTACCGCAAACTTTTGTGGAACTTGGTAACGCATCACAAATATTACAGTTAGCTACAGAAGAACTGTACCAGCAGAATGAGGAACTCATATATACACGCAATCTGGTAGAACTAGAACGTCAACGCTACCGGGATTTATTTGAGTTTATGCCCGATGCTTACTTACTGACTGATACTATCGGCATAATTCAAGAAGCCAACAGTGCTACTGTTAAGTTGCTCAACGCCTTGCCACAGTATCTAGTGGGCAAACCAATAAATAATTATGTGGCACTACAAGAGCGTCAGAGCTTTCGCAGCTTACTCACACAGCTATCCAATTCCGATAAGGTAACAGAGTTAGCCCTGCGCTTTAAAAAGCGCAATGGCGAGTTGTTTGATGGCGCTTGTAGGGTGGGAGTTGTCTACAATCAGCAGGGTAAACCAATAGCGTTACGCTGGTTGGTACACGACATTAAAGAGCGCAATCCTGCCCAATTAACGCTCATCAACAATAAGTGCGACCTTAGTCAAAATCGCCTTCAGCATCAATATTCTAAGGGAGAAACTATCCCCCTTACAAACCAAGAAATTTGGTATGTTTGTCAGGGTTTGGTGAAGCTAACTACGCTTTGTGAAACAGCTGGAGAAGTACTGGTAGGATTGCTAACGTCAGGAATGGTTTTTGGCTCTCGGATGACCAAACTGCACATCTACACTGCAACAGCTATGTCAGATGTCAAGTTAAATAATATTAACTTGACAGAAATAGAAGCGAACCCGACTCTGAACCATATCCTTTCATCCAAAATCAATCAGCGGTTACAGCAGACAGAATCTCTTTTAGCTATTTCTGGACACCGACGCGTGCAAGAACGCTTGTACTATTTATTACATTTTCTTCAACAGGAATTAGGTACTCCAGTTGCTCAGGGAACTCGCCTAAGTTTTCGTCTGACTCATGAAGACCTTGCTAGCGCCTGTTGCACTACCAGAGTTACAATTACACGAATGATAAGCAAGTTACAACGAGAAGGAAAAATTAGTTTTGACTCCAAAAACCACATGATTCTAAAACTTAGTTGA
- a CDS encoding Uma2 family endonuclease encodes MVTLQLRQLSVPPGHRVLFHDVSWQEFEAIQEELGEHRASRLAYSRGTLEIRMPLPKHEKTKVLIGDLVKILLEELSMDCEPFGSTTFKREDMVQGVEPDDSFYIQNYARMIGKERIDLTVDPPPDLAIEVDVTSKTQLDAYEALGVPELWRYEDGKLQINVLQDGKYFESKISPIFLDLPIFEVIPQFVEESKIIGRGLTLRKFREWIGKQTK; translated from the coding sequence ATGGTAACACTTCAATTACGGCAATTAAGTGTTCCACCGGGACACAGAGTGCTCTTTCATGATGTTAGCTGGCAAGAATTTGAGGCAATTCAAGAAGAACTTGGCGAACATCGAGCTTCTCGTTTGGCTTATAGCCGGGGAACTTTGGAGATTAGGATGCCATTACCGAAACATGAAAAAACCAAAGTTCTTATTGGAGATTTGGTCAAAATTTTGCTTGAGGAATTGTCCATGGACTGTGAACCTTTTGGTTCAACTACTTTCAAACGCGAGGACATGGTTCAGGGTGTAGAACCTGATGACTCCTTCTACATTCAAAATTATGCTCGGATGATTGGTAAAGAGCGAATAGACCTAACTGTCGATCCACCCCCAGACTTGGCGATTGAAGTGGATGTCACATCTAAAACTCAATTGGACGCCTACGAAGCACTGGGCGTTCCTGAACTATGGCGCTATGAAGATGGAAAGCTACAAATTAATGTCTTGCAGGATGGCAAATACTTTGAGTCAAAAATCAGCCCAATTTTTCTGGATTTGCCAATTTTTGAAGTCATTCCCCAGTTTGTTGAAGAAAGCAAAATTATCGGAAGAGGTTTAACATTAAGAAAGTTTCGGGAATGGATTGGAAAGCAAACAAAATAA
- a CDS encoding chemotaxis protein CheB encodes MNDPRSDEPQSTAKEETVEEQLEKNQELFPIVGIGASAGGLAAFTELLGHLPTDTGMGFVLIQHLDPESKSWLSEILARTTEMPVIEVQDGMSVEPNHVYVIPPNTKMTLAQGRLRLSPREKTRGMYMPVDVFFRSSAMHRGNKAIGIVLSGMDGDGAQGLKAIKAAGGITFAQCEATAKFTGMPNTAVATGDVDFILPPRAIGEKLANISRHPYVTRPDLVETVEELSQSENALQNIFKLLRAAKGIDFTHYKHTTLKRRILRRMVLYRLEKLENYVTYLQNNPAEVEALFQDFLIHVTSFFRDSNAFEALKNQVFPSIMQNRSPDEPIRIWVAGCSTGEEVYSIAICLLEFLDDLQSSPTIQIFGTDISDFAIERARSATYIPSLVDKISPERLRRFFDKVEGGYQVSKLIRQMCVFAKQNLIGDPPFSHLDLISCRNLLIYLGSALQKKVIPLFHYSLKPTGFLLLGTSESTGDYSDLFTLIDKKQKIYSRKLTASRLNFDFFTSNYLAQKVNDEARDSDVGEGLDLEKEADRIVWNKYVPPGVIINSALEILQFRGKTSPYLAPAPGKPSFSLLKMAQASLRLDLRTAINQAKRLDIPVRKEGIQLTTKEQLRELNFEVIPFQVPPSQERYFLVLFEDVQASAIPQSADDDRRVKPSRGKQTATKQELIQLKQELAANKQELTATKEYLQSIIREQEATNQELMTANEEILSSNEEIQSTNEELETAKEETQSTNEELSTTNDELQSRIQELNKVNSDIRNLLISVNIPIIILAKDLTIRRFTPMAQKILNLIPTDVGRPLNHIKPNINVPNLEQTILEVIDTLVIKEQEVQDTEGHWYDLRIRPYKNLENQIDGAVMVLVDIDALKSSSEQLKESRDYAEAIVETIQEPLLVLDANLRVVTANQYFYEIFLVSKAETEYRSIFELGNGQWDIPKLRSLLEEVLPQNNQIDNFEVEHTFEQIGRKTMLLNACKVLRANNNEMILLTINDITESQLFEEQRNQLLIHEQSARAAAETANRTKDEFLSIVSHELRNPLNSILGWVGLLRNRSFDAEQTAQALEIIEQSAKSQAKLVEDLLNISRITTGKLQLNVTPIDLVPVIAAAIHIARPSADAKNIQIESVLGSPDTHRVSGDPERLQQVLWNLLSNAIKFTPAGGQVTVKLERIGSAAQIQVIDTGQGISADFLPHVFERFRQADSSTTRAHGGLGLGLSIVFHLVELHGGTIQAESPGEGLGTTMTVRLPLQRMHTNTSVSTDLLQVSRAGQEVPLDTMQTLLGLQILVVDDEAGLLELLKTILEEYGAQVMAVTSAKEAIARLRANPLEYDVLLSDIGMPNEDGYALIRQVRALNPELGGQIPAIALSAYVREEEQRKSLAVGFQRHIAKPVEPDQLASMIAELARVNQMGNPEQTPD; translated from the coding sequence ATGAATGACCCTCGGTCTGACGAACCTCAATCCACTGCTAAGGAAGAAACAGTTGAAGAGCAGTTGGAAAAAAATCAAGAATTATTTCCTATCGTCGGTATTGGAGCTTCTGCTGGTGGATTGGCGGCATTTACGGAGTTGCTAGGGCATCTACCGACAGATACCGGGATGGGATTTGTGCTGATTCAGCATTTAGACCCCGAAAGCAAGAGCTGGTTGAGCGAGATTCTTGCCAGGACAACCGAGATGCCAGTGATTGAGGTGCAGGATGGTATGTCCGTGGAACCTAACCACGTCTACGTCATTCCGCCAAACACTAAGATGACTCTTGCCCAAGGCAGGCTTAGACTCTCGCCCCGCGAGAAGACCCGTGGAATGTATATGCCAGTCGATGTTTTCTTTCGTTCATCGGCGATGCATCGGGGGAACAAAGCGATTGGAATCGTTCTGTCGGGGATGGATGGAGACGGTGCACAGGGACTAAAGGCAATCAAGGCGGCTGGCGGCATTACTTTTGCTCAGTGTGAAGCAACGGCAAAATTCACTGGTATGCCAAACACCGCAGTTGCCACGGGTGATGTGGACTTCATCCTGCCCCCTAGGGCGATCGGCGAGAAACTCGCTAATATCAGCCGCCATCCCTATGTCACCCGGCCGGACTTAGTAGAAACGGTTGAGGAACTCTCCCAAAGCGAGAATGCTCTGCAAAACATCTTCAAATTGCTGCGGGCTGCCAAGGGAATTGACTTTACCCATTACAAGCACACCACCCTCAAGCGGCGAATTCTGCGGCGGATGGTTCTGTACAGGTTGGAAAAACTGGAGAATTACGTTACTTATCTTCAGAACAACCCTGCGGAAGTGGAAGCTTTATTTCAGGATTTCTTGATCCATGTTACCAGTTTTTTCCGAGACAGTAATGCGTTTGAAGCCTTAAAAAATCAGGTATTTCCCAGCATTATGCAGAATAGATCGCCCGATGAGCCAATCCGCATCTGGGTGGCGGGGTGTTCAACAGGTGAGGAAGTTTACTCCATTGCCATCTGCTTGCTGGAATTTTTGGACGATCTGCAAAGTTCGCCCACAATTCAGATTTTTGGCACAGACATCAGCGATTTTGCCATTGAGAGAGCCCGTTCAGCTACATACATACCGAGCCTAGTAGATAAGATTTCACCAGAGCGTTTACGACGCTTCTTTGACAAAGTGGAAGGTGGATACCAAGTCAGCAAGTTGATTCGCCAGATGTGTGTCTTTGCTAAGCAAAACCTGATCGGCGATCCACCTTTTTCCCATCTGGATCTCATTAGTTGTCGGAACCTACTGATTTATTTGGGGTCTGCTTTGCAAAAGAAGGTGATACCGTTGTTCCATTACAGCCTCAAACCAACAGGCTTTCTCCTGCTCGGAACCTCGGAGAGTACAGGTGACTACTCAGATTTGTTTACCTTAATAGACAAAAAGCAGAAAATTTATTCTCGAAAGTTGACAGCCTCTCGGCTAAATTTTGACTTCTTTACCAGTAATTATTTAGCACAGAAAGTGAATGATGAGGCTAGGGACTCGGATGTTGGCGAAGGTCTTGATTTAGAGAAAGAAGCTGACCGGATTGTCTGGAATAAATATGTCCCACCGGGCGTAATTATCAACAGCGCTCTGGAAATCCTACAATTTCGGGGAAAAACCAGTCCCTACCTTGCACCAGCACCCGGAAAGCCAAGTTTCAGTTTGCTCAAAATGGCTCAAGCAAGCTTGCGATTAGATCTCCGCACAGCGATCAACCAGGCGAAACGCTTAGATATCCCGGTGAGAAAGGAAGGAATCCAACTGACAACTAAAGAGCAACTAAGGGAATTGAATTTTGAGGTTATTCCTTTCCAGGTTCCTCCTTCACAAGAACGCTACTTTTTAGTTTTGTTTGAGGACGTTCAAGCTTCAGCTATTCCTCAGTCAGCTGATGACGACCGTAGGGTGAAGCCTAGTAGGGGGAAGCAGACAGCCACAAAGCAGGAACTTATCCAGCTAAAACAAGAACTTGCTGCCAATAAACAGGAGCTTACTGCTACTAAAGAGTATCTGCAATCGATTATTCGGGAGCAGGAGGCAACTAACCAAGAACTCATGACCGCTAATGAGGAGATCCTGTCGAGCAACGAAGAGATACAAAGCACAAATGAAGAACTAGAAACCGCCAAAGAAGAGACTCAATCCACTAATGAAGAACTAAGCACAACTAACGACGAATTACAGAGTCGGATTCAAGAATTAAATAAGGTCAACAGCGATATACGCAATTTACTCATCAGTGTCAATATTCCTATTATTATATTAGCAAAGGATCTCACCATCCGACGTTTCACACCGATGGCTCAGAAAATCTTAAATTTGATCCCAACTGATGTGGGGCGACCGCTCAATCATATTAAGCCCAATATTAACGTTCCTAACTTAGAGCAAACGATCTTAGAGGTGATTGACACCCTAGTCATTAAAGAACAAGAGGTTCAAGACACTGAGGGTCATTGGTATGACCTACGGATACGCCCTTACAAAAACCTGGAAAATCAGATTGATGGCGCGGTGATGGTGTTGGTCGATATTGACGCCCTAAAAAGCAGCAGCGAACAGCTTAAAGAATCCCGTGATTACGCCGAAGCGATCGTCGAGACAATACAGGAACCTCTCTTAGTGCTTGATGCGAACTTAAGAGTGGTCACAGCGAATCAGTATTTCTATGAGATTTTCCTGGTTTCCAAAGCCGAAACAGAGTATCGTAGTATCTTTGAACTTGGGAATGGTCAGTGGGACATTCCCAAGTTGCGATCGCTGCTAGAAGAAGTTCTTCCTCAAAACAACCAGATTGATAATTTTGAGGTTGAGCATACATTTGAGCAAATCGGACGCAAGACAATGCTGCTTAATGCCTGTAAAGTCCTGCGAGCAAACAATAATGAAATGATACTCCTCACCATAAATGACATCACTGAGAGTCAGCTGTTTGAGGAACAGCGTAACCAGCTACTGATTCATGAGCAGTCGGCTCGCGCTGCAGCCGAGACAGCCAACCGTACTAAGGATGAGTTCTTATCAATCGTCTCTCACGAACTACGGAATCCTCTCAACTCCATACTAGGCTGGGTTGGGCTGCTCCGCAACCGCTCCTTTGACGCCGAACAAACCGCTCAGGCGCTGGAGATAATCGAGCAGAGCGCTAAGTCACAAGCTAAGCTGGTTGAAGATCTCCTGAACATCTCACGCATTACTACAGGCAAGCTCCAACTTAATGTCACCCCGATCGATCTCGTACCTGTGATTGCGGCAGCCATTCATATTGCCCGTCCATCAGCTGACGCTAAAAATATTCAAATAGAATCTGTTCTCGGATCGCCTGACACCCATAGGGTGTCAGGCGATCCGGAGCGCTTGCAGCAGGTGCTCTGGAATCTACTCTCTAACGCCATCAAGTTCACCCCAGCAGGGGGACAAGTTACAGTCAAACTCGAGCGTATTGGCTCCGCAGCTCAGATTCAAGTCATTGACACGGGACAGGGCATCAGCGCCGACTTTCTACCCCATGTCTTCGAACGTTTCCGTCAAGCAGATAGCAGCACCACTCGCGCCCATGGTGGACTCGGACTCGGTCTCTCAATTGTGTTTCATTTGGTAGAGCTACATGGTGGCACGATCCAAGCAGAAAGTCCGGGTGAAGGGTTAGGGACAACAATGACAGTGAGGCTACCATTACAAAGAATGCACACAAACACTTCTGTGTCAACTGATTTATTGCAGGTATCGAGGGCAGGGCAAGAAGTGCCATTGGATACCATGCAAACGCTCTTAGGTTTGCAGATACTTGTGGTTGATGACGAAGCGGGTCTATTAGAGTTACTGAAGACAATTCTGGAAGAGTACGGAGCGCAAGTGATGGCGGTTACCTCGGCAAAAGAGGCGATCGCGCGGCTGAGGGCGAATCCTCTTGAGTACGATGTTCTGTTGTCAGACATTGGCATGCCGAATGAAGACGGCTATGCGCTCATCCGTCAAGTGAGAGCGCTTAATCCCGAGTTAGGGGGACAGATTCCGGCGATCGCCCTATCAGCATATGTGAGGGAAGAAGAGCAAAGAAAGTCTCTTGCTGTAGGTTTTCAAAGGCATATTGCTAAACCAGTTGAACCCGATCAATTGGCATCAATGATTGCGGAACTTGCTCGGGTGAATCAGATGGGAAATCCGGAGCAAACACCTGATTAA
- a CDS encoding response regulator yields the protein MQNSFCNSHPKNYQIPQSNSPSPVFDGLRVLVVDDDANNLNFLEIIFKQYQAQVNTASSVDEAIEVIEEWKPDILISDISMPNKDGYSLIRSIRIKEAEVGGFLPAVAITGCVFPENRSLAFNAGFQMLIIKPFDSEELVAVVAKLLDEQLKSNQ from the coding sequence ATGCAAAATAGTTTTTGTAACTCGCATCCTAAAAATTACCAAATACCACAAAGTAATTCTCCCTCTCCTGTCTTTGATGGCTTGCGTGTACTTGTGGTAGATGATGATGCAAATAACCTGAATTTTCTGGAGATTATTTTTAAACAGTACCAGGCTCAGGTGAACACGGCAAGTTCAGTCGATGAAGCTATTGAAGTGATAGAAGAGTGGAAACCAGACATTCTAATCAGCGATATCAGTATGCCAAACAAGGATGGCTATTCGCTAATTCGCTCTATTAGAATCAAAGAAGCAGAGGTTGGTGGGTTTCTTCCCGCCGTTGCTATTACAGGTTGTGTGTTTCCAGAAAATCGTAGCCTAGCTTTCAATGCCGGGTTTCAGATGTTGATTATTAAGCCATTTGACTCTGAGGAGCTAGTTGCAGTTGTGGCAAAATTACTGGACGAACAGTTGAAGTCAAATCAATAA
- a CDS encoding four helix bundle protein: protein MAEINDFKDLKIWQKGMDIAEKCYFLTKPFPKDELYGMVQQIRKSAVSIPANIAEGYGRRSTLEYIRFLNIAQGSVNELETHVILSHRVGLSKQEDIEPIISLLREESRMIIALIKKLE from the coding sequence ATGGCAGAGATTAATGATTTTAAAGACTTAAAAATCTGGCAAAAAGGTATGGATATAGCCGAAAAGTGCTATTTTTTGACTAAACCTTTTCCCAAAGACGAGTTATATGGCATGGTACAACAAATTAGGAAATCCGCTGTCTCTATTCCAGCCAATATAGCCGAGGGATATGGAAGAAGATCGACACTTGAATACATTAGATTTCTGAATATTGCTCAAGGCTCGGTTAATGAATTAGAAACACACGTTATTCTATCGCATCGGGTAGGTCTATCTAAACAAGAAGATATAGAACCAATTATTTCTTTGCTACGAGAAGAGAGTCGAATGATTATTGCCCTCATTAAGAAGCTAGAATAA
- a CDS encoding IS1634 family transposase: MFPISDAKIKNIDHLGIVAGLIDEIGIVEIINSKLGIDTREKISAGILVKAILINGLGFVSRPLYLFSQFFEDKGIEILLGSEVKKDYMNDDKLGRVMDKLYKYGLNNLFIEIGLSVIKKFQINTKYSHLDATSFHLHGEYKSGENQEKEEVSRERPIIVTKGYSRDHRPDLKQCILDLITSSDGDIPLLMRAGDGNEADKAVFGKILVEFKKQIDFESIMVCDSALYSQENLQLIEHLKWISRVPMTIKKAQGLVKFVEIEEISPEERDKRAALNLEGYKWKEEIVNYGGIKQIWLIVESQNRKISDLEKLEKKLKKEKEKVEKQLKAFKKEDFETPEQARYRLKAINKKLKLFEIKDVQIFESQSKENQTIYKISGVIHEKIEEIEIQRKEAGRFILATNLVDENKLEPEEILRNYKNQQSCERGFRFLKDPLFFVDSFFVENPERIETMLFLMSLCLLVYNLGQRQLRNSLKRVKMGIKNQLGKLTFSPTLRWVFQCFQGIHILILNGVSQIVNLTEERHFILNNLPSSCQKYYLLS, translated from the coding sequence ATGTTCCCAATCTCAGATGCGAAAATTAAGAATATCGACCACTTAGGAATAGTAGCTGGGCTGATTGACGAAATAGGAATAGTTGAAATAATAAATTCTAAATTAGGAATAGACACCCGAGAGAAGATTTCAGCGGGAATATTGGTGAAAGCAATTTTAATCAATGGATTAGGATTTGTATCAAGACCTTTATATTTATTTAGCCAGTTTTTTGAAGATAAAGGAATCGAAATATTATTGGGTTCAGAGGTAAAAAAAGATTATATGAATGACGATAAACTGGGAAGAGTCATGGATAAATTATATAAATATGGATTGAATAATCTGTTTATAGAAATTGGATTATCAGTGATTAAAAAATTTCAGATAAATACAAAATATTCACATCTGGATGCGACATCATTTCATCTACATGGAGAATATAAAAGTGGAGAAAATCAGGAAAAAGAAGAAGTAAGCAGAGAAAGACCAATAATTGTAACCAAAGGATATTCTCGTGACCATAGACCAGATTTGAAACAATGTATTTTAGATTTAATTACGAGTAGTGATGGAGATATACCATTATTAATGAGAGCGGGAGATGGTAATGAAGCGGATAAAGCCGTATTTGGAAAAATTTTAGTAGAGTTTAAAAAGCAAATAGATTTTGAAAGTATTATGGTCTGCGATAGCGCATTATATAGTCAAGAAAATCTCCAATTAATTGAACATCTAAAATGGATAAGTAGAGTACCGATGACAATTAAAAAAGCACAGGGATTAGTGAAGTTTGTAGAAATAGAAGAGATAAGTCCAGAAGAAAGAGATAAAAGAGCAGCCCTAAACTTAGAAGGATATAAATGGAAAGAAGAAATAGTAAATTATGGTGGAATTAAACAAATATGGCTAATAGTAGAAAGTCAAAACAGAAAAATTAGTGATTTAGAAAAGCTAGAGAAAAAGCTAAAAAAAGAAAAAGAAAAAGTTGAAAAGCAGTTGAAAGCATTCAAAAAAGAAGATTTTGAAACACCGGAGCAAGCCAGATACAGACTAAAAGCCATTAATAAGAAATTGAAACTATTTGAAATTAAAGATGTTCAAATTTTTGAAAGTCAATCAAAAGAGAATCAGACTATTTATAAAATATCAGGAGTCATTCATGAAAAAATAGAAGAGATAGAAATCCAAAGAAAAGAAGCAGGAAGGTTTATTTTAGCAACTAATTTAGTAGACGAGAATAAGTTAGAGCCAGAAGAAATTCTGAGAAATTATAAAAATCAACAATCATGTGAACGAGGATTTAGATTTCTGAAAGACCCATTATTTTTTGTTGATAGTTTTTTTGTAGAAAATCCTGAAAGAATAGAGACGATGTTATTTTTAATGTCTCTGTGTTTATTAGTTTATAATCTCGGTCAAAGGCAACTAAGAAACAGCTTAAAAAGAGTCAAGATGGGAATCAAAAATCAATTAGGAAAATTAACTTTTAGTCCTACATTAAGGTGGGTATTTCAATGTTTTCAAGGAATTCATATTTTAATTTTAAACGGTGTTAGTCAAATAGTTAATTTAACAGAAGAGCGTCATTTTATTTTGAATAATCTGCCATCATCTTGTCAAAAATATTATTTGCTTTCTTAA
- a CDS encoding response regulator, with protein sequence MKILLVEDDEGTAEVLKNILIYRHYVVDLAMDGQTGMSLVEAFTYDLILLDPTFRTSKCSTESHIILLRCR encoded by the coding sequence ATGAAAATTCTGCTAGTCGAGGATGATGAAGGGACTGCTGAAGTGTTGAAAAATATTCTTATATATCGCCATTATGTAGTCGATTTGGCGATGGATGGTCAGACTGGAATGTCCCTAGTTGAAGCGTTTACTTATGACTTGATTTTATTAGATCCCACATTCCGCACTTCAAAATGTAGTACAGAGAGTCACATAATTCTTCTCAGATGCAGGTAA
- a CDS encoding winged helix-turn-helix domain-containing protein: MLPKLDGLKFCRQLRDRGDSIPVMLLTALDSSTSKVIGLDAGADDYVVKPFDTNELLARIRALIRRGTPVLSSVIQAGNIRLDSSSCRVTCDGQLLHLTAKEYAILELLLRNSHRIFSQKYLLDYLWAAEEIRFENTVRAHIKGLRQKLKKAEADGLIETVYGLGYRFKLGEDEVKNQATATVHSQTVADDPQPEISSALAAIWQRFKPKYSAHVTILEQAITNLVAGTLTEEQGQQAQQEAHLLIGSLASFGFAKASRLCREIEQIFRAGIKDSLAQVERLSQLVVALRQELEQAAAMEPPAQKKRLF; the protein is encoded by the coding sequence ATGTTGCCAAAGCTGGATGGTCTAAAGTTTTGCAGACAGCTACGCGATCGCGGGGATAGCATCCCAGTTATGCTGTTGACAGCTTTGGACAGTAGCACTAGCAAAGTCATTGGATTAGATGCAGGAGCTGATGATTATGTTGTCAAACCTTTTGATACCAATGAGTTATTGGCTCGGATACGTGCTCTGATACGTCGAGGAACTCCAGTTCTCTCCTCAGTCATACAGGCGGGAAATATCAGGCTTGACTCCAGTAGCTGTAGGGTGACTTGCGATGGACAACTTTTGCATTTGACTGCTAAGGAATATGCTATACTAGAACTGCTTTTGCGTAATAGCCACCGGATATTTAGCCAAAAATACCTGCTCGATTATCTCTGGGCAGCTGAAGAGATCCGTTTCGAGAATACTGTTAGAGCACATATCAAGGGTTTACGGCAGAAACTTAAGAAAGCTGAGGCGGATGGATTGATTGAAACAGTTTACGGACTAGGGTATCGGTTCAAATTAGGAGAAGATGAAGTTAAGAATCAGGCAACGGCAACGGTTCACTCCCAAACTGTAGCAGACGATCCTCAGCCAGAAATCTCGTCGGCATTGGCTGCCATTTGGCAGCGATTTAAACCCAAGTACAGCGCTCATGTCACGATCTTAGAACAAGCTATTACGAACCTGGTTGCGGGTACGCTAACTGAAGAACAGGGGCAACAAGCACAGCAAGAAGCGCACCTGCTGATTGGATCGCTTGCGAGCTTTGGTTTTGCTAAAGCCTCGCGTTTGTGCCGCGAGATTGAACAAATTTTTCGGGCTGGAATCAAAGACAGTCTAGCTCAAGTTGAACGACTTTCTCAACTTGTTGTAGCGTTGCGGCAAGAACTGGAACAAGCAGCTGCTATGGAACCACCTGCTCAGAAAAAGCGTTTATTCTGA